Proteins encoded together in one Ictidomys tridecemlineatus isolate mIctTri1 chromosome 3, mIctTri1.hap1, whole genome shotgun sequence window:
- the Akap1 gene encoding A-kinase anchor protein 1, mitochondrial, with product MAIHFRSLFPLALPGMLALLGWWWFFSRKKEQVSSNDKKVDAGSVVLRASPDIKKSLPIQEACPGIVSTPRNVTQPLEKEQSTASKPSVEPLASLRTHPTCRRSESSGCLPNPTDTRSQPGTHKDDTAKVELALMGDKTRSVPLECPLPSPKDVVFPHEAIEVCKQEVVFSKAPGRGWPSQSVCAAEKQSPGEKARETRGAEGTGDAMLGENVLEEGLLSQERVSELENSKALSLAPLGGGGEKGSGGPFSPLREESAVGKLLSSSGKLAHAELAKDEEMQASEVQDDSTWDRDMAAELGKKESLDKNERIEQAAFQIISQVILEATEEVLASTGDKMADQLYQASGSPTVGQAESSAPASQKTVLGQDTAQAAPAVVGAASGPVDPALPLPGPPAENLPSPKTYVSCLSSPLSSPTKDSKPKNSAHHISLAPCPPPASPLRESVDEASILAEDATCATCVSASQSVPSAASSGQCSDSVSTSGLEDSCTETNSSPRDKAITPPLPDSTVPFSNGVLKGELSDLGTEDGWTADAEADHSGGSDGNSMDSVDSCCGLKKTDSFQNAQAGSNPKKVDLIIWEIEVPKHLVGRLIGKQGRYVSFLKQTSGAKIYISTLPYTQNIQICHIEGSQHHVDKALNLIGKKFKELNLTNIYAPPLPSLALPSLPMTSWLMLPDGITVEVIVVNQVNAGHLFVQQHTHPTFHALRSLDQQMYLCYSQPGIPTLPTPVEITVICAAPGADGAWWRAQVVASYEETNEVEIRYVDYGGYKRVKVDVLRQIRSDFVTLPFQGAEVLLDSVMPLSDDDHFSPEADAAMSEMTGNTALLAQVTSYSPTGLPLIQLWSVVGDEVVLINRSLVERGLAQWVDSYYSSL from the exons ATGGCAATCCATTTCCGTTCACTCTTTCCCTTGGCATTGCCTGGAATGTTGGCGCTCCTCGGCTGGTGGTGGTTTTTCTCTCGTAAAAAAGAGCAGGTCAGCAGCAATGATAAAAAGGTGGACGCTGGTAGTGTGGTGCTGAGGGCCAGCCCTGACATCAAGAAATCGCTCCCCATACAAGAAGCCTGTCCTGGAATTGTGTCCACACCCCGCAATGTCACACAACCACTAGAAAAGGAACAGTCCACTGCAAGCAAGCCTTCTGTGGAGCCCCTAGCCTCGCTGCGCACACACCCAACCTGTCGCAGATCAGAGTCCTCAGGCTGCCTCCCTAACCCCACAGACACAAGATCTCAACCAGGAACACACAAAGATGACACTGCAAAGGTGGAACTCGCCCTGATGGGTGACAAAACCAGATCTGTTCCTCTTGAGTGTCCCCTCCCATCTCCCAAGGATGTGGTGTTCCCCCACGAAGCCATAGAGGTGTGTAAGCAAGAGGTAGTGTTCAGTAAGGCACCAGGGAGGGGCTGGCCCAGCCAGTCTGTGTGTGCTGCAGAGAAGCAAAGCCCTGGAGAGAAGGCAAGAGAGACGCGTGGAGCCGAGGGGACCGGTGACGCAATGTTGGGGGAAAACGTGCTTGAAGAAGGCTTGTTGTCCCAGGAGCGTGTCTCAGAATTGGAGAATAGCAAGGCCCTCAGCCTGGCCCCCTTGGGAGGcggaggagagaaggggagcgGTGGCCCCTTCTCCCCTCTCAGAGAAGAGTCTGCAGTTGGAAAATTGTTAAGTAGCTCTGGCAAGTTGGCTCACGCAGAGCTGGCAAAGGATGAGGAGATGCAGGCATCTGAGGTCCAAGATGACAGTACCTGGGACAGAGACATGGCGGCAGAACTAGGCAAAAAGGAGAGCTTGGATAAGAATGAGAGGATTGAGCAGGCTGCCTTCCAGATAATCTCCCAGGTGATCTTGGAAGCAACCGAAGAGGTGCTGGCCAGCACGGGGGACAAGATGGCAGATCAGTTATATCAGGCCTCAGGCAGTCCGACCGTAGGGCAGGCGGAGAGCAGTGCCCCAGCCAGCCAGAAAACTGTCCTGGGGCAAGACACTGCACAGGCTGCTCCAGCCGTGGTGGGGGCAGCCTCTGGTCCAGTGGATCCTGCCCTTCCCTTGCCAGGCCCACCAGCAGAGAACCTGCCTTCACCAAAGACCTATGTGAGCTGCCTGAGCAGCCCACTGTCCAGCCCCACCAAGGACAGTAAGCCAAAGAACTCCGCACACCACATCTCTCTGGCTCCCTGCCCACCTCCAGCGAGCCCCCTCAGAGAGTCAGTGGACGAGGCAAGCATTCTGGCGGAAGATGCCACCTGTGCTACCTGTGTGTCAGCCAGCCAGAGTGTTCCTTCCGCGGCCTCCTCCGGGCAGTGCTCGGATTCCGTCAGCACTTCAGGGCTCGAAGACTCTTGCACAGAGACCAACTCAAGCCCCAGGGACAAGGCCATCACCCCGCCGCTGCCGGACAGTACTGTGCCCTTCAGTAATGGGGTGCTGAAAGGGGAGTTGTCAGACTTGGGGACTGAGGATGGATGGACCGCGGATGCAGAAGCAGATCACTCGGGAG GTTCCGACGGGAACAGCATGGATTCTGTGGATAGCTGTTGTGGCCTCAAGAAGACTGACAGTTTCCAGAATGCCCAGGCAGGCTCCAACCCTAAAAAGGTTGACCTCATCATCTGGGAGATTGAAGTGCCAAAG CACTTAGTTGGTCGGCTAATCGGCAAGCAGGGGCGGTATGTGAGTTTCCTGAAGCAAACATCTGGTGCCAAGATCTACATCTCAACCCTGCCTTACACCCAGAACATCCAGATCTGCCACATAGAAG GCTCTCAGCATCATGTAGACAAAGCTCTGAACCTGATTGGAAAGAAGTTCAAGGAACTGAACCTCACCAATATTTACGCTCCTCCGCTGCCTTCACTGGCACTGCCTTCTCTACCAATGACGTCCTGG CTCATGCTGCCTGATGGCATCACTGTGGAGGTAATCGTGGTCAACCAGGTCAATGCCGGGCACCTGTTTGTGCAGCAGCACACGCACCCCACCTTCCATGCACTGCGCAGCCTGGACCAGCAGATGTACCTCTGCTACTCTCAGCCTGGAATCCCCACCTTGCCCACCCCTGTGGAAA TCACCGTTATCTGTGCTGCCCCTGGTGCGGATGGGGCCTGGTGGCGTGCCCAAGTGGTTGCCTCCTACGAGGAGACCAACGAGGTGGAGATTCGATATGTGGACTATGGTGGATACAAGAGGGTGAAAGTAGACGTGCTCCGGCAGATCCG GTCTGACTTTGTGACCTTGCCATTCCAAGGAGCAGAAGTCCTTCTGGATAGTGTGATGCCTCTGTCAG ATGATGACCACTTTTCGCCTGAAGCAGATGCAGCTATGAGTGAGATGACAGGAAACACAGCGCTTCTGGCACAG GTGACAAGTTACAGTCCAACTGGCCTTCCcctgattcagctgtggagtgtggTTGGAGATGAA GTGGTGCTGATAAACCGGTCACTGGTGGAGCGAGGCCTCGCGCAGTGGGTGGACAGCTACTACTCAAGCCTCTGA